DNA sequence from the Antarctobacter heliothermus genome:
CGCCGAAATGGACGGCGCGGGTGACGTGCAGCCCGTCTGTTTCAAAGGCGTCACTGACCGGCTGCGCCACGTCGGCGCGATAAGGCGAAACCAGCCCCAGCCTGCGGATACAAAGATGCGCACAGACTGCCCGTGCCGCACTAAGGGGATCGCAAACGGCGTCGGTCTTGCAGCCCGATTGGACCAGTTCCGCCACCCGGTCGACCCCGATCAGCGTTGTCCCGGATGTGCAACCATAGCCGACCGCCCCATAGCGCGTTGCCTGCGGCAACATCGATGCGGCCTCTGGCAGGTCCAGCGCCATTTGGGCGATCATCGCGGGCGTGACGGCAGCCCCGGCGCGCACGCGGCTGACGTAGATCCGAACTGGGGTGCCCCGGAAAAGTCGCAGGATATCGCCCTCAATCGTTTCGTCCGTTTGCAGGACGATCAGACCCAATGCGGGACCGCCGGTGTCTGACAACGTATAGGGAAAGCTGCTCATATCTCGATCTCCGGCAGGTCACAGGGTGCGCGTGGGGACAACAGCTCTGGCCCGTCGGCGCGCAGGACAATGTTTTCTTCATGCACCATGATCTTGCCCGGTCCGATTTCGACCGCCGGTTCCAGTGTCAGCACCATGTTTTCGCGCAGTTCGGTCGAGTCTCGGTCCGTGAAAGAGGGCCATTCGGTCAGCGTCACACCCA
Encoded proteins:
- a CDS encoding maleate cis-trans isomerase family protein, whose product is MSSFPYTLSDTGGPALGLIVLQTDETIEGDILRLFRGTPVRIYVSRVRAGAAVTPAMIAQMALDLPEAASMLPQATRYGAVGYGCTSGTTLIGVDRVAELVQSGCKTDAVCDPLSAARAVCAHLCIRRLGLVSPYRADVAQPVSDAFETDGLHVTRAVHFGEEVEANVARITPDSVIAAAREVARHGDIDGIFLSCTNLRTLDVIRPLEQELRVPVFGSNLALAWAMARAAGLPDIPIGSLGPVDSADNRSAGAALPAA